A genomic stretch from Thermodesulfobacteriota bacterium includes:
- a CDS encoding YebC/PmpR family DNA-binding transcriptional regulator, which yields MSGHSKWANIKHRKAAVDAKRGKVFTKLIRELTVAAKQGGGDVEANPRLRTAIAAAKNQNMPNDTIDRAIKRGTGEIGGDDFQELSYEGYGPGGSAVLVQALTDNKNRTVSDIRRIFTKHGGSLGENGCVAWMFHMKGRIAFEKDKVEEDRIIEIALEAGAEDVVTEESELVVITPPEEFETVRSAIDGAGLKYENAEVTMIPQNSVKIEGKEAEHMIRLMEALEDSDDVQNVYSNFDVSEELMMSLAS from the coding sequence ATGTCAGGACATTCAAAATGGGCTAATATCAAACATAGAAAGGCTGCGGTCGACGCAAAGAGGGGCAAGGTGTTTACGAAGCTCATACGCGAGCTTACGGTTGCGGCGAAGCAGGGCGGCGGCGATGTGGAAGCCAACCCGAGGCTGAGAACGGCGATTGCCGCTGCCAAGAACCAGAACATGCCCAACGACACTATAGACCGCGCCATCAAGCGCGGCACGGGCGAGATAGGCGGGGACGACTTTCAGGAGCTTTCCTACGAGGGGTACGGCCCGGGCGGTAGCGCCGTGCTGGTCCAGGCCCTCACGGATAACAAAAACAGGACCGTCTCCGACATAAGGCGCATATTCACGAAGCACGGCGGGAGCCTCGGCGAGAACGGCTGCGTTGCGTGGATGTTCCACATGAAGGGGCGCATAGCCTTCGAGAAGGACAAGGTGGAAGAGGATCGCATCATCGAGATTGCGCTCGAAGCCGGCGCGGAAGACGTAGTAACGGAGGAGAGCGAGCTCGTGGTGATCACGCCGCCCGAGGAGTTCGAAACGGTCAGGTCGGCCATAGACGGCGCCGGCCTTAAATACGAGAACGCCGAAGTGACGATGATCCCGCAGAACAGCGTCAAGATAGAGGGCAAGGAGGCCGAGCACATGATACGCCTCATGGAAGCCCTCGAAGACAGCGACGACGTTCAGAACGTCTACTCCAACTTCGACGTCTCCGAAGAGCTCATGATGAGCCTTGCATCGTAA
- a CDS encoding histidine phosphatase family protein, translated as MNLILVRHGETDWNRTGRCQGISDVVLNENGRKQAIELGVYLKGEKISAVYSSDLARAVSTAEEIAKHHGLAVETDSDLREMDQGEFEGLLFTEIRERYADVMNEWRDSPETLRIPSGESLSEVRERALRVFGRLCERHDGETVVAVSHNLTITTLLCEFTGVGLSGFRSFGIQAASRSTVCLSEGKVVVVDLNDVSHLTPVEALPHF; from the coding sequence ATGAATCTCATACTCGTAAGACACGGAGAGACCGACTGGAACAGGACCGGCAGGTGCCAGGGGATTTCCGACGTGGTGCTCAATGAAAACGGCAGGAAACAGGCGATAGAGCTCGGGGTTTATCTCAAGGGCGAGAAAATCTCGGCCGTATATTCGAGCGACCTCGCGAGGGCGGTTTCCACTGCAGAGGAGATAGCGAAACACCACGGGCTTGCGGTCGAAACGGACAGCGACCTCCGGGAAATGGACCAGGGGGAATTCGAGGGGCTTTTGTTCACGGAGATAAGGGAAAGGTACGCGGACGTCATGAACGAGTGGCGCGACAGCCCCGAGACGCTCAGGATACCGAGCGGGGAGTCGCTTTCCGAGGTTCGTGAGAGGGCGCTCAGGGTGTTCGGCAGGCTGTGCGAGCGCCACGACGGGGAGACGGTAGTGGCAGTGAGCCACAACCTCACGATTACTACCCTCCTCTGCGAATTCACGGGCGTCGGCCTCTCCGGATTCAGGAGCTTCGGCATACAGGCGGCCTCGCGGAGCACGGTTTGTCTTTCCGAGGGGAAGGTGGTTGTGGTCGATCTGAACGACGTATCGCACCTCACTCCCGTCGAGGCCCTGCCGCATTTCTGA
- a CDS encoding SPOR domain-containing protein → MNVTKGAQRFITQAVTLAALFCFLAPFAYGEPEDGVHTLEFDAPGGRVRVFLPDDLSAGDRVSSSFRIYPAGTTARAREKNSALLSGLIIETSYFSAPVGEGSVTFEVPKNAGGSTLVFTLVGRDGKRLGGSRVPVQFSKHDARGPEKPTPYDYQCPVVGQAGRLIEIKGPFDGDFATTDFTVGGVKPFVLSESPRKLVFESPSDVSGTVDLVLSEREVVVNRPYTCLQVVKIDERGVTPVRSSHSDSAPDITETAVREEALPPVRQSLSFDSIKTEETLSGPPPEGAPEFAVTEAPGPGVNDTPASPADTPDGHKAMIIARQMDARMHARPGSPASRREKPAAPAASAPETAPEPEIVTAAAASGGDLVERPLEEAPPVVTETEAPSGPGSGKASNDAPRSPLTGDIALKAGIVEGQMLALYTPAAGKPGAGPREASPASKSLSKKGYSVQVASLRFPDDADHLAIRLRKKGYDAYVVPASIPGKGKLYRVRIGAFKVRKEAGSYAAGLKKKDPLFKSVFVAEND, encoded by the coding sequence ATGAATGTGACGAAAGGAGCACAGCGCTTCATCACCCAGGCGGTAACGCTTGCAGCCCTCTTCTGCTTCCTTGCACCTTTCGCATACGGAGAACCGGAAGACGGCGTCCATACGCTCGAATTCGACGCCCCCGGCGGCCGTGTGCGCGTATTCCTGCCCGACGATCTTTCGGCCGGGGACAGGGTATCGTCTTCTTTCAGGATATACCCCGCAGGGACGACGGCGCGGGCGAGGGAAAAGAATTCGGCCCTCCTGAGCGGCCTTATAATCGAGACGAGCTATTTCAGCGCCCCTGTAGGCGAGGGGTCAGTCACCTTCGAGGTTCCGAAGAACGCGGGCGGAAGCACGCTCGTTTTTACGCTCGTCGGCAGGGACGGGAAACGGCTCGGCGGCTCTCGCGTCCCGGTGCAGTTTTCCAAACACGACGCGCGGGGGCCCGAAAAGCCAACTCCCTACGATTACCAGTGCCCGGTCGTAGGGCAGGCGGGGCGACTCATAGAGATAAAGGGCCCCTTCGACGGCGACTTCGCCACGACAGACTTCACCGTCGGGGGCGTAAAGCCGTTCGTGCTTTCGGAGTCCCCGAGAAAGCTCGTATTCGAAAGCCCCTCCGACGTCTCCGGCACCGTGGACCTCGTCTTGAGCGAGCGGGAAGTGGTCGTCAACCGGCCGTATACGTGCCTTCAGGTCGTAAAGATAGACGAAAGGGGCGTAACCCCTGTAAGGAGCTCCCATTCGGATTCCGCCCCGGACATAACAGAGACGGCGGTCAGGGAAGAAGCCCTTCCGCCCGTAAGGCAGTCGCTTTCCTTCGATAGCATTAAAACTGAGGAAACTCTTTCAGGCCCGCCTCCCGAAGGCGCACCTGAATTTGCCGTCACCGAGGCCCCCGGGCCCGGCGTTAACGATACGCCCGCTTCCCCGGCCGATACTCCCGACGGACATAAGGCGATGATAATCGCAAGGCAGATGGATGCAAGGATGCACGCACGCCCCGGCTCGCCTGCGTCACGCCGCGAGAAGCCCGCCGCCCCGGCTGCTTCGGCTCCCGAGACTGCGCCCGAGCCCGAAATAGTCACAGCCGCCGCGGCGTCCGGCGGCGACCTCGTCGAAAGGCCGCTTGAAGAAGCGCCGCCCGTCGTCACGGAAACGGAGGCTCCGTCCGGCCCGGGTTCCGGAAAGGCCTCGAACGACGCCCCGCGCTCCCCGCTTACGGGTGATATAGCGCTCAAGGCCGGTATAGTCGAGGGCCAGATGCTTGCCCTGTACACGCCGGCAGCAGGAAAGCCCGGGGCCGGCCCACGGGAGGCTTCGCCCGCCTCGAAATCCCTCTCGAAAAAGGGCTATTCAGTACAGGTGGCTTCCCTTCGTTTCCCCGACGACGCCGACCATCTGGCCATCCGGCTAAGGAAAAAGGGATACGACGCCTACGTCGTCCCTGCAAGCATACCGGGCAAGGGCAAGCTCTACAGGGTGAGGATAGGCGCTTTTAAGGTAAGGAAGGAGGCCGGCTCCTACGCCGCAGGCCTCAAGAAAAAGGACCCCCTCTTTAAATCCGTCTTCGTTGCCGAAAACGACTGA
- the tolR gene encoding protein TolR, translating into MGMQTGGREGRTVMSEINVTPFVDVMLVLLIIFMVTTPILYQGVDVNLPKTQSGPIPSLDRERKVVVTLNSAGEIFIEKDEYSLGELSGEVQKLITERGADIRNEEVFLRADTGVSYGKVVEVMSEIRNAGVEKLGLITEPVPSN; encoded by the coding sequence ATGGGAATGCAGACAGGCGGCCGCGAGGGCCGCACGGTGATGTCGGAAATAAACGTTACTCCGTTCGTGGACGTGATGCTCGTTCTGCTCATAATCTTCATGGTCACGACGCCTATCCTGTATCAAGGCGTGGACGTCAACCTCCCGAAAACTCAGTCGGGCCCCATACCCTCCCTCGACCGCGAGAGGAAGGTCGTCGTCACGCTTAACTCCGCAGGCGAGATATTCATCGAAAAGGACGAGTACTCCCTGGGCGAGCTCAGCGGCGAGGTTCAGAAGCTCATAACCGAGAGAGGGGCCGACATAAGGAACGAAGAGGTCTTTTTAAGGGCCGACACGGGCGTCTCCTATGGGAAGGTGGTCGAGGTAATGTCCGAGATAAGGAACGCCGGGGTGGAAAAACTCGGCCTCATAACCGAGCCCGTCCCGAGCAATTAA
- the ruvB gene encoding Holliday junction branch migration DNA helicase RuvB, producing MPERVLSPGDHEEESLFEVNLRPERLSEYLGQSRAKEKIGIFIEAARRRKEALDHVLLYGPPGLGKTTLAHIVSNELGVKIHSTSGPVVERVGDLASILTNLEEKDVLFIDEIHRLNRIVEEYLYSAMEDYKIDIMIGEGPTAKSMKVGVSRFTLIGATTRTGLLTSPLRSRFGVDLRLDYYTGDEIEGILARSARILGVEITGDGMAELACRARGTPRIANRLLKRVRDFAEVKADGVIDGGVAAAALEMLEVDALGLDGLDRAILGAIITKFGGGPVGIESIAAAVSEDKDTLEDVYEPFLIREGLIVKTPRGRAATPLAYKHLDFPMPRMQKGLFSE from the coding sequence ATGCCCGAGAGAGTTCTAAGCCCGGGGGACCACGAGGAAGAGTCCCTTTTCGAGGTCAACCTGAGACCCGAGCGGCTCTCGGAATATCTCGGCCAGTCCAGGGCGAAGGAGAAGATAGGCATATTCATCGAGGCCGCCCGGAGGAGAAAGGAGGCCCTCGACCACGTCCTCCTTTACGGCCCGCCCGGGCTCGGCAAGACGACACTCGCTCATATTGTCTCGAACGAGCTCGGCGTGAAAATACACTCCACCTCGGGGCCGGTAGTCGAAAGGGTCGGCGACCTCGCCTCCATTCTCACCAACCTCGAAGAGAAGGACGTCCTCTTCATAGACGAGATACACCGTCTTAACCGCATAGTCGAGGAATACCTCTACTCGGCGATGGAGGACTACAAGATAGACATAATGATAGGCGAAGGGCCGACGGCCAAGTCGATGAAGGTGGGGGTAAGCAGGTTCACTCTAATCGGCGCGACGACGAGGACGGGGCTTCTCACGTCTCCGTTAAGATCCCGCTTCGGCGTCGATCTCAGGCTGGATTACTACACCGGGGACGAGATAGAGGGCATACTCGCCCGCTCGGCGCGGATACTCGGGGTCGAAATAACCGGGGACGGCATGGCCGAGCTCGCCTGCCGCGCCAGGGGGACGCCCCGCATCGCGAACAGGCTCTTAAAGAGGGTGAGGGACTTCGCCGAGGTAAAGGCAGACGGCGTAATAGACGGCGGCGTAGCCGCCGCGGCGCTCGAAATGCTCGAAGTAGATGCGCTCGGGCTCGACGGGCTCGACAGGGCGATACTAGGGGCGATAATCACCAAGTTCGGCGGCGGCCCCGTCGGCATCGAGTCCATAGCCGCGGCCGTGAGCGAGGACAAGGACACGCTCGAAGACGTATACGAGCCGTTTCTCATACGCGAAGGGCTTATAGTCAAGACCCCGCGCGGAAGGGCGGCGACCCCGCTCGCCTACAAGCATCTCGATTTCCCCATGCCCCGGATGCAGAAGGGGCTCTTTTCGGAATAG
- the argS gene encoding arginine--tRNA ligase — MKEDIQRVVLESVENIGKKINLTDLAVEIEVGIPKRKEFGDFSINTAMVLAKKMGENPRRVAELIIENLPPESERLFKKVDIAGAGFINFFVRENAMVDKLAEVERLGESYGASNLGKGKKVLLEFVSANPTGFLHIGHARNAVVGDAVSNILSASGYDVTREFYINDAGRQMDLLGESVYARYRELFGIDAGIPEDGYKGDYVKEIAAAVMTEKGDELLASDKVAEAVEYCREYAEATLLGSIKEDLAEARIRFDVWYSERNEIHALSSPGRRTRIEHVKELLREKGALDEREGALWFMATRYGDPQDWVMIKSDGSPTYFLADIAYHADKYEREFDGIINVWGADHHGHVSRLRAALKALGYDESVFRVILIQFVRLMRNGVEVAMSKRAGSYVTMRDVLTEVGPDVMRFFLLMRSSESHLDFDLELAQKESSENPVFYIQYAYARIASIFRKAEGEGLEASGEAVGLLTEPDEIALIKKLLLYPEVVADSAETLSPHKVAYFLQELAADFHSYYNKHRVIDDDRALSGARLYLIKSVRTVLSNGLGLLGISAPDRM; from the coding sequence ATGAAAGAAGACATACAAAGAGTCGTACTCGAATCAGTAGAAAACATAGGGAAAAAGATTAACCTCACGGACCTCGCTGTCGAAATCGAGGTCGGAATCCCGAAACGAAAGGAGTTCGGCGATTTCTCGATCAACACGGCCATGGTACTGGCCAAAAAGATGGGCGAGAACCCCCGCCGCGTGGCCGAGCTCATAATCGAAAATCTCCCGCCCGAGAGCGAGCGCCTTTTTAAAAAGGTGGACATCGCCGGGGCCGGCTTCATAAATTTCTTCGTCAGGGAAAACGCCATGGTGGACAAGCTCGCCGAGGTCGAAAGGCTCGGCGAGAGCTACGGCGCCTCGAATCTCGGGAAGGGGAAGAAAGTCCTCCTCGAATTCGTCAGCGCGAACCCCACCGGGTTCCTCCACATCGGCCACGCGCGTAACGCCGTCGTCGGCGACGCCGTGTCGAACATACTCTCGGCGTCGGGGTACGACGTGACGAGGGAGTTTTACATAAACGACGCCGGGCGTCAGATGGACCTTCTCGGCGAGTCCGTTTACGCAAGGTACCGCGAGCTCTTCGGCATAGACGCCGGGATACCCGAGGACGGCTACAAGGGCGATTACGTAAAGGAAATCGCCGCCGCCGTTATGACCGAAAAGGGCGACGAGCTGCTCGCGTCGGATAAAGTCGCCGAAGCTGTCGAGTACTGCAGGGAATACGCGGAGGCTACGCTCCTCGGCTCCATAAAAGAAGACCTGGCCGAAGCGCGAATCCGTTTCGACGTCTGGTACAGCGAGAGAAACGAGATTCACGCGCTCTCGTCGCCCGGCAGGAGGACGAGGATCGAGCATGTAAAGGAGCTTCTCCGCGAGAAGGGCGCGCTCGATGAGAGGGAAGGCGCACTCTGGTTTATGGCAACGCGCTACGGGGATCCCCAGGACTGGGTGATGATAAAGAGCGACGGCAGCCCGACGTACTTTCTCGCCGACATCGCCTACCACGCCGACAAATACGAGAGGGAGTTCGACGGCATAATAAACGTCTGGGGGGCGGACCATCACGGCCATGTGTCGAGGCTTAGGGCCGCGCTCAAGGCGCTCGGTTACGACGAATCCGTGTTCAGGGTGATACTCATACAGTTCGTGAGGCTCATGCGTAACGGCGTCGAGGTCGCCATGTCGAAGCGCGCCGGCAGCTACGTCACCATGAGGGACGTCCTTACCGAGGTCGGCCCGGACGTCATGAGGTTCTTCCTCCTCATGCGGAGCTCGGAGAGCCACCTCGACTTCGACCTCGAGCTCGCCCAGAAGGAATCGAGCGAAAACCCCGTCTTCTACATTCAATACGCCTACGCCAGGATAGCGAGCATATTCCGTAAGGCTGAAGGCGAAGGCCTCGAGGCTTCCGGCGAAGCGGTCGGCCTCCTGACCGAGCCCGACGAGATCGCGCTCATAAAAAAGCTCCTCCTTTATCCCGAGGTCGTGGCCGACAGCGCAGAAACGCTCTCGCCGCACAAGGTAGCATATTTCCTCCAGGAGCTTGCGGCGGATTTTCACAGTTATTACAATAAACACAGGGTCATCGATGACGACAGGGCCCTGAGCGGCGCAAGGCTTTATCTGATAAAGAGCGTCCGCACGGTCCTCAGTAACGGTCTCGGGCTCCTGGGCATATCGGCCCCTGACAGGATGTGA
- the tolQ gene encoding protein TolQ — translation MTNWLFLAVEAQASNGGQINIMHLVSDAGPVVKMVLLLLFIMSVVCWAIIFSKAIMLRKAGKQSEKFLELYNASGNFGNLFSSTKHIKGPIAEVFRAGYTEILKLRRPGGSGQGGEQRSGPDAIANELGIVELVERALKRTMASETAKLEGSLIFLATTGSAAPFIGLFGTVWGIMTSFIGLAGSQGVPTLQAVAPGIAEALVATAIGLAAAIPAVIAYNYFISRVKRIDIDMENFSSEFLNIVDRYIKKV, via the coding sequence ATGACAAACTGGTTATTTCTTGCTGTTGAAGCCCAGGCCTCTAACGGCGGGCAGATAAACATAATGCATCTCGTTTCGGACGCGGGGCCTGTCGTAAAGATGGTCCTCCTCCTTCTTTTTATAATGTCGGTCGTCTGCTGGGCGATCATCTTTTCGAAAGCGATTATGCTGAGAAAGGCCGGCAAACAGTCCGAAAAGTTCCTCGAGCTCTATAACGCGAGCGGGAACTTCGGGAACCTTTTCTCCTCGACGAAGCACATTAAGGGGCCGATAGCCGAGGTCTTCAGGGCCGGGTATACGGAGATACTAAAGCTAAGGCGTCCCGGAGGCTCGGGCCAGGGAGGGGAGCAGAGGAGCGGCCCGGACGCCATAGCGAACGAGCTAGGCATCGTGGAGCTCGTCGAGAGGGCGCTAAAGAGGACGATGGCTTCCGAGACGGCGAAGCTCGAAGGCTCGCTCATATTCCTCGCTACGACGGGCAGCGCGGCCCCGTTCATAGGCCTCTTCGGCACGGTCTGGGGAATCATGACTTCGTTCATAGGACTTGCCGGTAGCCAGGGGGTCCCGACGCTCCAGGCCGTCGCCCCGGGTATCGCCGAGGCCCTCGTCGCCACGGCCATAGGCCTCGCGGCGGCTATCCCGGCCGTTATCGCGTACAACTACTTCATCAGCCGTGTAAAGCGCATCGACATAGACATGGAGAATTTTTCCTCGGAATTCCTCAACATAGTGGACAGATACATAAAGAAGGTATAA
- the tolA gene encoding cell envelope integrity protein TolA: MKSDDKDTSRGSSFWGIFFSIALHVFVLVLVLFWGFTSTREDSSPGPIEVSLSGLGSGEGSGGAPPKRAQTPPRKAPPPKPAPEPEPEPPAEKEEVAKVPPPEPEKKETPKKEPEKKPEVKKEEPKPKEVAKIEPDKKVIPIEPEKKPVKTPEPKPEKKEVKKEPPAPTKKPEKKPEKEVKKEVAKKPEPTEKPKAPEKKTTAKSEKKNLDSEKSKVLQDLKRQRVLENLKKGPSEEPSEIEEPMGEEQRLAMADSADISDEPGPGRGRGESSTSPGSGSGGGKVGGGGGGSGVNPVLLEIYKNKVHQRIKRNWRIPPGVPTDGNLATGVFFKVDGTGRVFDVRVSKSSGNSAFDQYSVEAIRKSAPLPVPPSEFAEEAEKEGMDITFYNRPY, translated from the coding sequence ATGAAATCTGACGACAAAGACACATCCAGGGGCTCTTCCTTCTGGGGGATATTCTTTTCGATAGCCCTTCACGTCTTCGTGCTGGTCCTTGTTCTTTTCTGGGGCTTCACCAGCACGAGGGAGGATTCCTCTCCCGGGCCGATAGAGGTATCCCTCTCGGGGCTGGGTTCGGGAGAAGGGAGCGGCGGCGCTCCGCCGAAACGCGCGCAGACCCCTCCGCGTAAAGCCCCTCCGCCCAAGCCCGCGCCCGAACCGGAGCCGGAACCTCCGGCCGAAAAGGAAGAGGTCGCCAAGGTCCCTCCGCCCGAGCCAGAGAAGAAGGAGACCCCGAAGAAGGAACCCGAGAAGAAGCCCGAGGTAAAAAAAGAGGAGCCCAAGCCCAAGGAAGTGGCCAAGATCGAGCCGGACAAAAAGGTGATACCGATCGAGCCCGAAAAGAAACCGGTGAAAACCCCCGAGCCCAAGCCGGAGAAGAAAGAGGTTAAGAAGGAGCCCCCGGCCCCGACGAAGAAGCCCGAGAAGAAGCCTGAAAAGGAAGTGAAGAAAGAGGTCGCGAAGAAGCCGGAGCCTACGGAAAAGCCCAAGGCTCCGGAGAAGAAAACGACGGCTAAATCCGAGAAGAAAAATCTCGACAGCGAGAAGAGTAAAGTCCTCCAGGATCTGAAAAGACAGAGGGTGCTGGAAAACCTCAAGAAAGGACCCTCGGAAGAACCTTCCGAAATCGAAGAGCCCATGGGCGAGGAGCAGAGGCTCGCCATGGCGGACTCTGCGGACATATCCGACGAGCCGGGCCCGGGCAGAGGGCGGGGTGAATCGTCGACCAGTCCCGGCAGCGGGAGCGGGGGCGGCAAGGTCGGTGGAGGCGGAGGCGGCTCCGGCGTAAATCCGGTACTGCTCGAAATATACAAGAACAAGGTGCACCAGAGAATAAAGCGCAACTGGCGCATCCCGCCCGGGGTCCCCACGGACGGCAATCTCGCGACCGGTGTATTCTTCAAGGTGGACGGAACGGGGAGGGTGTTCGACGTGAGGGTCAGCAAGTCCTCCGGCAACTCCGCGTTCGACCAGTACTCCGTCGAAGCGATACGCAAGTCCGCTCCTCTTCCGGTCCCGCCGTCGGAGTTCGCGGAAGAGGCAGAAAAAGAAGGGATGGACATCACGTTCTACAACAGGCCGTATTAA
- a CDS encoding SPOR domain-containing protein — MSRNNSSGKSRILAFFVAFVILFMVVFGVGVFVGKGLNKESFQTTRSFNEQPPAPPAAPFDDETAEAPEQPAESPGEPLPESFPVEDEGDTPTEDAVMAKADPAPPPPVPTPKPVPTPAPKTPAPKTPAPRTPAPPPPAPTRDARAEKLAEIARSVAEEKRAEEAAEATNAPKPQMPKVDPSGDYTVQIGSFQDQKQANSLAGSLKAKGYPAFVKPMATPNNKYWYRVRVGTFRNVEDAKAYGDSLKKAESEVEIVFITVNN, encoded by the coding sequence ATGAGCAGGAATAACTCCTCCGGAAAATCTCGTATACTCGCCTTCTTCGTTGCGTTCGTGATTTTATTCATGGTCGTGTTCGGTGTAGGTGTGTTCGTCGGAAAGGGGCTCAACAAGGAGAGCTTCCAGACGACGCGCTCTTTTAACGAGCAGCCGCCCGCGCCTCCGGCAGCTCCGTTTGACGACGAAACCGCCGAGGCCCCGGAGCAGCCGGCCGAAAGTCCCGGCGAGCCGCTTCCCGAAAGCTTCCCCGTCGAGGACGAGGGCGACACTCCCACGGAAGACGCGGTTATGGCGAAGGCCGATCCTGCACCGCCGCCGCCCGTGCCGACGCCGAAGCCTGTCCCGACGCCCGCACCGAAAACCCCCGCGCCGAAGACGCCAGCTCCCAGGACGCCCGCACCGCCGCCCCCGGCCCCGACGCGCGACGCGAGGGCCGAAAAGCTAGCCGAGATAGCGCGCAGCGTCGCCGAAGAAAAGAGGGCGGAGGAGGCGGCGGAGGCGACGAACGCGCCGAAGCCCCAGATGCCGAAGGTGGATCCGTCGGGCGATTACACCGTCCAGATAGGCTCTTTTCAGGACCAGAAACAGGCTAACAGCCTCGCGGGCTCCCTTAAGGCGAAGGGATACCCCGCTTTCGTAAAGCCCATGGCGACACCCAATAACAAGTACTGGTACAGGGTGAGGGTCGGGACGTTCAGGAATGTCGAAGATGCGAAAGCATACGGTGATAGTCTCAAAAAAGCCGAGTCCGAAGTAGAGATAGTATTCATCACCGTCAACAATTAA
- the ruvC gene encoding crossover junction endodeoxyribonuclease RuvC: MRVIGIDPGSRVCGYGVLESVNGGVTHVTSGCITASPGLPVSKRLSIIYDGLLGVIKGHSPLIMSVESMFFSKNARSAITLGEARGIALLAASNSGLDVCEYSPTKVKLALTGRGRASKSDVRRMITMLLDVPEFESEDASDAVAIALCHIHLSRIEQKLGKEFLQPRRKRRRFTLDDIPS, from the coding sequence ATGAGGGTTATAGGAATCGACCCCGGCTCCAGGGTTTGCGGGTACGGGGTTCTGGAGTCCGTAAACGGCGGGGTGACCCACGTCACAAGCGGCTGCATAACGGCCTCCCCCGGGCTCCCGGTTTCCAAAAGGCTTTCCATAATATACGACGGCCTTCTCGGCGTGATAAAAGGCCATTCCCCGCTCATAATGTCTGTCGAGAGCATGTTCTTTTCGAAGAACGCCCGGAGCGCGATTACGCTCGGCGAGGCGAGGGGCATAGCGTTGCTCGCGGCGTCCAATTCCGGCCTCGACGTCTGCGAATACTCTCCGACGAAGGTAAAGCTCGCGCTGACGGGGCGCGGGCGCGCCTCGAAGTCGGACGTAAGGCGCATGATAACGATGCTGCTCGATGTCCCGGAATTCGAATCTGAGGACGCTTCGGACGCGGTGGCCATAGCGCTCTGCCACATTCATCTCTCGCGCATCGAGCAGAAGCTCGGAAAGGAATTCCTCCAGCCCCGGAGGAAGAGGAGACGCTTTACACTCGATGATATCCCTTCTTAG
- the ruvA gene encoding Holliday junction branch migration protein RuvA, whose protein sequence is MISLLRGKIAEKPLGRVVVDVNGVGYGVTVPLSTYYRLGAVGEEAELKIHTSVKDTAIELFGFLSEDERAVFTLLIGVAGVGPRLATNILSNISPAEFASAVSSGELAKRKIPGIGPKLASRLVTELRDKISALGLAAGGPGEAGMLEDVVSALLNVGYKKAEIDERISEIEEVCANEPEMEYALRQTLRIMKKM, encoded by the coding sequence ATGATATCCCTTCTTAGAGGAAAGATCGCCGAAAAGCCGCTCGGCCGCGTGGTCGTAGACGTAAACGGCGTCGGCTACGGCGTGACGGTTCCGCTTTCGACGTACTACAGGCTCGGCGCGGTAGGCGAGGAGGCCGAGCTAAAAATACATACGAGCGTAAAGGACACCGCCATAGAGCTCTTCGGTTTTCTGTCCGAGGACGAGAGGGCTGTCTTCACGCTCCTCATAGGAGTCGCCGGCGTTGGGCCCAGGCTCGCGACGAACATACTGTCCAATATCTCCCCCGCCGAATTCGCCTCGGCCGTTTCGTCGGGCGAGCTCGCAAAGAGGAAGATACCCGGCATAGGGCCCAAGCTCGCATCGCGCCTGGTCACCGAGCTCAGGGATAAAATCTCCGCGCTCGGGCTCGCGGCCGGAGGCCCGGGCGAGGCCGGGATGCTCGAGGACGTCGTATCCGCGCTCCTCAACGTCGGGTATAAGAAGGCCGAAATAGACGAGCGCATATCCGAGATAGAAGAGGTCTGCGCAAACGAGCCCGAAATGGAATACGCACTCCGTCAGACACTCCGCATAATGAAAAAGATGTGA